The DNA segment TTAGAGGCAACTCCGCCCGGACAACAAGAAACTACTATAATCCCGACAGCTAACGGAGAGGAAAGTTGGAAGAAATTCCCTAAAAACCAACCGGTCAAAGGCATGATCGTGTACTGACCGATCACACCGATCAGGATCGGTTTAGGAGCCTTGAATACTCTCGTAAAATCTTCCGTTCTTAGGCTGATACCCATTCCGAGCATGGTCAGTCCCAAACTATAAGTGATCCAAGGTCCTTTAAATCCATGAAGTATTGATGGAAAAAACCAACTGAGTGTCACACCACAAATGACCCAGAGTGGAAATAATAAAGCTGCCTTTTCAAAAAGAGAAGCCAAGTTCTTATCTCGAAACTAGATCCACTACTCTGTCCAATTGTTCCTTGGCCAGATAAATATGAGGAGAGAAACGAACCCTTCCCAATCGAAGCGCGCACATGACGCCGTTCTTTTTGAGATCGGACACTACATTCTCCATAGAAAGTCCCTCTTTTTCTGCGACCACGATCCCTGTTTTAAAGTCCGGGAAATGATCGGAAGCAAGTTTCCAACCTGCATCTCTGAGTTTGTCGGAAAGATAATCCGCAAGTTCGTAGATCCTTTCCATTGAATTATGAAATCCTACTTTATGAAGCATTTCTAATGTGGATTGGAAATAGACCCAATCTATAAAATTCACTGTGGAAATTTCGTAACGATCCGTGCCTTTTAGTTCTTCTCTATAAGGTAAATAGACCTCGTCATTTACTACGGAGCCGGTTCCCTTGAACGGAAAATTAAGTCCTTCTAACTTTTCCTTAGCAATGTATAAAACTCCAAGTCCTAAAGGTCCTAGTAACCATTTCCAAGCAGGGAAAGCCATATAAGAAATTCCCATTTCTCTAGGTCTTACTGGAAGAAGTCCCACTCCTTGGGCTCCGTCCAAAACGAATTCAATCCCTTTCCCCGCCAGAAAACTTCCGATCTCTTCTAAAGGGAAAGGCATTCCAGTACACCAATGCACCGCGGAAAGGCTCACCACTTTTACATCAGGTGTGATGGAAGACTTTAAGTTCTCTAAAAATCCGTCCGGAGTTTCCGCCATTGGCACAAAAGAAATGGAGACTCCTTTTTCTTTCCAATGTTCCCAAGGATAAATATTAGAAGGGTATTCGTTTTCCAGAAGAAGGATACGATCCCCGCTTTTGAGTTTCAAACCCAGGGAAATAAATCCGATACCTTCGTTTGTATGGTGGATTAAGGAAAGTTCTTCTGCTTCTACGCCTAATAGTTCCGCAAGAATTGTGCGGATCACTTTTTTAACGGTTGGATATCTGCGTACTTCCGTGTTACCGCCTCTGGCAGCGTAACCTTGCAGGTATTCATTGACTGCATGTAAGGTGTCCGTGTTTGCAGGAGTGGTCCCACAATTGTTTAACCAGATCATTTCCCGGTTTACCGGGTACAAATGTTGTAGTTTGGTCCAATCCGGACTAGGATTCGTTTTCATCTCGGGGCCAGATTGGATCTGTCCTTAGGAGGGAAAACTTCTTTTTTAAGACCTTCTTCCAAAAGGTTTAAACTCTCAAGCCCGCGAAGTCAAAACCGGGAATCGAATGTTTCCCGGTTCTAAAGTTCTTACTTTTTCTTTTTGGCTGCCTTTTTTTTGGGAGAAGCTTTTTTGGCGGCAGGTTTTTTCTTAGCTACCGCTTTTGCTTTTTTAGGTGCAGCCTTCTTCACTACTTTTTTAGCCGCAGCTTTTTTGACAGGTTTAGAAGGTTTTAATCCCTTAGCAGACGACTTACTGGTTGGCTTGGAATTTCCTACCGCCTTTGCTACTTCTTCCGCTTGTTCGTCCCAGAAGTATGCTCCTCCTGCAGAACGAGTCTGGTCGAACGTATTCAACTCAGCCTCCAGCAAAGATTGGTAATTATGGCTGTAATCCATTAGTTTAGAAAACAATAGTTTAATATTCGAATCTTCGAATTTAGTGGTGAGTTTCTCGTAGAATGCTACTGAATTTTCAGCTTCTCTGATCGCGAGTTCTAGAGCCTCATGAGCGTCCTTGGATCCTGAACCTGTGATAGTGCGCTCCACCTTATTCATGATCTTTTGGATCGTAGTTTGGTGGAATTTATGGATTGCGGCCAATTGTTTTAAATTAGGAAGTTCTGCGCCTTCTGCCACTCTGTAGATCTCTTGGATAAATTTGATATGTTCATCCACTTCCTCTGCGAGTTTTTCGAATAATTCCCTAGTTCTTCCCGGAGGGAGTTTTTCGTACGTATCCATGTAAAATTCGAAGTAGTCCTTCTCATGCTGGATCGCAGCTGCAACAGCTTCCAAAAATGTAGTTTCTTTTAAAGGTTTAATACTCATTCTGCATACTCCGGTCGCGACAATTCTAGGGGATTTTCAAGTCGGTTCAATAATAATTTTTCCTATTTTATTCCTCTTCTTCTTGAGAAAGATAGATTAAAAATTGAGCTAAATAGTAAGTAGACATCACCCAAACTCCGTGGAACGGAAGTTTGTTCGGAGTGAATTGTCCGAGTGCGATGATCGAATCGGAAATTATAAAACTGATCGCTCCTAAAATTCCAAGCCATCTGTCTCTCGAAGAAACTTCTCTCGCTGCGGATCTCCAGCCCATCACACAAATTGCGGAAACGTAAACCGCGACCGGAACGGTTAACGCGGGTGCGATCCCGGGAAGAAGCCAATAAAAATAAGAAGCTCCAAAAATTACATACGGGATCAATCTTAAGAAATGTACTGGATTTCCCCAAGAAAAGCTAACCGAATATGCTACCTGAGCGATTAAGAAACTTCCCAAACCGAAAACAAAATATTTATCCGGGAAGGCCAGGATAGTATCTCCACCGAGCGAAAATACCAAACCTATCCCGAGCCAAATTCCGGCGCGAGTTTTCCATCTTCCTTCTCCCACACTTAACGCGATTAAATATAGAATGGGAACAATTTTGGAAATCAAACGAACTAGAAATATGTCCGTACCTAAAAATAGAACTCCCAAATGAATGAGAGCCAAAATCGGGAATATAATATAGATCATTAAGAGCTCCTAATCTCTAAACACCCGGTGATTTGGGATTGTCTTCCAGATCAAACCGAGGAACCTGTCTTTCAAAGGCCCAAATAGGGCCTCGGAAGCTGCGATGATCTCGTTTAGCCAAAAAGATTCTACACTTTTTCTTATTTTTTCTGTCGTGGTAGGCCTTTTGATCTATTTGGACCTATTCGTAATGAATAAAAGAGCCCATAAACTCTCTCTCAGAGAGTCGGGTTACTGGACATTGTTCTGGGTTACTCTTGCATTCAGTTTTTCTCTTTTAGTTTATATTTTTCACGAAGATCCGACTAACCCAGGACTTGCAAAACAAAAGACCCTGGAATTTTTAGCGGGATATCTACTGGAATATTCTCTTTCTGTGGATAATCTTTTCGTGTTCATCATGATCTTTGGAAAGTTCCGGATACAATCCCAGTACCAGCCAATGATCTTAAAATGGGGAATTATAGGCGCATTGATCTTCAGAGCGGCGATGATCTTTTCAGGCGCGGAACTAGTTTCCAGATTCGAATGGATACTTTATATCTTCGGATTCTTGCTACTCTACTCCGCTTGGAAGATGTTCTTCCACGATGAAGAAGAGGATTTCGATCCGGAAGAAATGAAACTTCTGAAGTACGCTAGAAAAGTCCTTCCGATGTCCAAAACATTCCATCCGGAAAAGTTTTTGGTGAAAGAACATGGAAAAACTCTTTTTACTTCCACCTTCTTGATACTGATCGTTGTGGAATTCAGCGATATTCTATTCGCGATAGATTCTATTCCTGCGATCTTCTCCATTACACAAGATAGTTTTATCATCTATACTTCCAACGTATTCGCGATCTTAGGACTCAGGTCTTTATTCTTCCTGCTTGGTGGAGTGATGGAACTGTTCGTTTACCTCAAAAAAGGTGTTTCCATTCTACTCGCGTTTGTGGGAGTAAAACTTCTTCTTCCTGCATTTTCAGGATACGTTTTCGGAAGAGTGATCCATGTATCTATAGAGATCTCTTTGATAGTGATCATAGGAACTCTGACACTTTCCATACTCGCTTCTATTCCGCATTATCTTAAAACGAAAAAAGGAGCCTGACGGCAAATCGAATGGCATCAGAAAAACTTTTCTCCGAATTTCCACCGGTTTCCACCGAAGAATGGACGAACCTGATCACTAAGGATCTGAAAGGTGCAGACTTCGAAAAAAAACTGGTCTGGGAAACCCAAGAAGGATTTAAGATCCAGCCGTTTTATAGAAAAGAAAATCTAAAAGGAAAGGAATGGCTCCTTTCCAACCTTCCGGGGAAATTTCCTTATCTTAGATCCACTCGCAAACTTACGAATGATTGGAGTATCAGACAAGACATAGATACTCCCGATCTAAAAACCGCAAAAGAATTAGCAGTCGAAGCGATCTCCAATGGAGTTTCCGCACTGGGACTCGTGCTTGCGGATGTTGGTTCCGGAAGAAAAGGAATACAGATCAAAAATGAAAAGGATCTGGCTTTCTTGTTGGAAGACCTACCTTTGAACGAGATCACTCTTCATTTTGTAGCGGAAGAAAAATCTCCCGAACTTTATTCCTGGCTTCCTAAGAACAAAACTCTTGTGGGAGGACTTGGGTACGATCCATATCGCATCCTTGCAAGACAAGGTCATTCAGGCGGACATGGTCCTGAAACTTTAAAACCGATCTTAACTGAACTTGCAGGTAAATGGAAAAATTTCAGGGCACTTACTGTCCACTCTTCCACATTCAGGGACAGCGGTTCTACAATTGTTCAGGAACTTGCATACACTCTCGCACTCGGTTCAGAATATTTGTATCGTTTGGGGGAATTAGGAATTTCTCCTGAGATAGTAAATTCTCAGACAATTTTCCAATTTACGATCGGTCCTGATTATTTCTTAGAGATCGCGAAGTTTAGAGCGGCAAGAACTCTTTGGGCGGAAATTTTTTCTTCTTATTCTTCCGATAAGGGAGAAGCTTCCCTTCCGTTTATCGAAGCGGAAACCGCAAGATACAATTACGGGATCTATGATCTTCATAATAATATTTTGAGAGGGACCACTGAGGCAATCTCCGCTGCAATCGGCGGCGCAGAAATTATCAATGTTCTTCCGTTCGATCATCTATTACAACCTGCGGATTCTTTCTCTCTTAGGATCGCAAGAAATGTTCAGTTACTTTTGAAACATGAATCTTATTTGGATAAGGTTGCCGATCCTTCTTCCGGTTCTTATTATATAGAAACAATCACCGATCAGATCACTGAACAGGCTTGGAAGCTGTTTACTGAAGTGGAGAAGGACGGCGGATTCTTAGAATGTCTGA comes from the Leptospira dzoumogneensis genome and includes:
- a CDS encoding aminotransferase class V-fold PLP-dependent enzyme translates to MKTNPSPDWTKLQHLYPVNREMIWLNNCGTTPANTDTLHAVNEYLQGYAARGGNTEVRRYPTVKKVIRTILAELLGVEAEELSLIHHTNEGIGFISLGLKLKSGDRILLLENEYPSNIYPWEHWKEKGVSISFVPMAETPDGFLENLKSSITPDVKVVSLSAVHWCTGMPFPLEEIGSFLAGKGIEFVLDGAQGVGLLPVRPREMGISYMAFPAWKWLLGPLGLGVLYIAKEKLEGLNFPFKGTGSVVNDEVYLPYREELKGTDRYEISTVNFIDWVYFQSTLEMLHKVGFHNSMERIYELADYLSDKLRDAGWKLASDHFPDFKTGIVVAEKEGLSMENVVSDLKKNGVMCALRLGRVRFSPHIYLAKEQLDRVVDLVSR
- a CDS encoding ferritin-like domain-containing protein; the protein is MSIKPLKETTFLEAVAAAIQHEKDYFEFYMDTYEKLPPGRTRELFEKLAEEVDEHIKFIQEIYRVAEGAELPNLKQLAAIHKFHQTTIQKIMNKVERTITGSGSKDAHEALELAIREAENSVAFYEKLTTKFEDSNIKLLFSKLMDYSHNYQSLLEAELNTFDQTRSAGGAYFWDEQAEEVAKAVGNSKPTSKSSAKGLKPSKPVKKAAAKKVVKKAAPKKAKAVAKKKPAAKKASPKKKAAKKKK
- a CDS encoding lysoplasmalogenase, with product MIYIIFPILALIHLGVLFLGTDIFLVRLISKIVPILYLIALSVGEGRWKTRAGIWLGIGLVFSLGGDTILAFPDKYFVFGLGSFLIAQVAYSVSFSWGNPVHFLRLIPYVIFGASYFYWLLPGIAPALTVPVAVYVSAICVMGWRSAAREVSSRDRWLGILGAISFIISDSIIALGQFTPNKLPFHGVWVMSTYYLAQFLIYLSQEEEE
- a CDS encoding TerC/Alx family metal homeostasis membrane protein translates to MISFSQKDSTLFLIFSVVVGLLIYLDLFVMNKRAHKLSLRESGYWTLFWVTLAFSFSLLVYIFHEDPTNPGLAKQKTLEFLAGYLLEYSLSVDNLFVFIMIFGKFRIQSQYQPMILKWGIIGALIFRAAMIFSGAELVSRFEWILYIFGFLLLYSAWKMFFHDEEEDFDPEEMKLLKYARKVLPMSKTFHPEKFLVKEHGKTLFTSTFLILIVVEFSDILFAIDSIPAIFSITQDSFIIYTSNVFAILGLRSLFFLLGGVMELFVYLKKGVSILLAFVGVKLLLPAFSGYVFGRVIHVSIEISLIVIIGTLTLSILASIPHYLKTKKGA
- a CDS encoding methylmalonyl-CoA mutase family protein, producing MASEKLFSEFPPVSTEEWTNLITKDLKGADFEKKLVWETQEGFKIQPFYRKENLKGKEWLLSNLPGKFPYLRSTRKLTNDWSIRQDIDTPDLKTAKELAVEAISNGVSALGLVLADVGSGRKGIQIKNEKDLAFLLEDLPLNEITLHFVAEEKSPELYSWLPKNKTLVGGLGYDPYRILARQGHSGGHGPETLKPILTELAGKWKNFRALTVHSSTFRDSGSTIVQELAYTLALGSEYLYRLGELGISPEIVNSQTIFQFTIGPDYFLEIAKFRAARTLWAEIFSSYSSDKGEASLPFIEAETARYNYGIYDLHNNILRGTTEAISAAIGGAEIINVLPFDHLLQPADSFSLRIARNVQLLLKHESYLDKVADPSSGSYYIETITDQITEQAWKLFTEVEKDGGFLECLKSGKIQSSILGSRKKKEENYSTRKEIFLGTNQYPNSNDKIQNKDLNKHVQTSALSSASNELKVTSLPEFFAGDAIEEIRMKTENYESKNKTSVKVLLLPLGDLKMKKARAIFSLNFLGCAGFNVIDPGSYETSDEAIAGIQKENPQMIVFCSSDEEVSAYVKEVLPKLKSKPIVYAAGYPKDILSELESAGVNGFIHVRSNLLETLSDLQKRLGIQ